CGGCGCTACACGTTTTGCGCCCCATGAAACGCAAGGACGATGTCGTTTTGGCAATCACTACTACAGGTACCGTGAAAGTTTGGACGTTAATTGGTAACGAGAATAAACACGCTGAACCAATCTATGAAAATGAATCGAAGGAAATTCGTTGCCTGAATGCCATAACCATGAATTGTTGTGCACAAAATCAACGCACAGTGCTAATCGTTTGCACCAAATACTGGCAAATCTATGATGCGGGAGATTTTACAGTACTCTGTTCGGTGATCGCACCGACTCGCGAACGTTGGCAAGGTGGTGATTTCATCACTTCCGATCGCGTCATACTGTGGACTGACGAGGGCAAAGGCTATATTTACAAGCTGCCTGCCAATTGTATACCAGACAACAAGGAGTTCCATGCCAAATCAGTGGTTCGTGATGCACCCTATTTGTATTATGTATTGCAGCAACCAGGCGATAAAGTGCTTTCGTGTCCACCCGCAATGAAGTTGCTGCGGTATCAACGCGAGGAGGGCAAGATGCAACACTATCTGTTACGTGGAGATTCCGAAGGCTATATCTCCGTATGGACAGTTCCGGAGGTGCCACTGGATAACATCTGCATTTTGCAAGCAAAACAAATGCCACCAAGAGTGCTTAAACCCACTGTCTGTACTTCGCTAGTAGAGGCCTGGTCTATCATGGATCCACCGCCCGTTGGTATACTCGATCAACTGTCGCGTATCACCGAAACGCCCGTCAAACTAACCTCAAGCATTTACCTACCGCAGCAAAGTCGGTTGGTAATTGGACGTGAAGATGGCACCATTGTTATCGTGCCTGCAACCCAAACTGTTATGATGCAGCTGTTAATAGGCATCAAGCAAAACTTCAGCGATTGGCCGTCGCATCAAATTCTTTATGGCCATCGCGGGCGTGTCAACTGCTTATTGTGCCCTTCACTGGTGCATCCACGCTACGAGAAGTCTCATTTACTATCTGGTGGAGTCGATTTCGCCGTTTGTTTGTGGGACTTGTATAGTGGCAGTTTGTTGCATCGCTTCTGCGTGCATGCTGGCGAGATCACACAGCTGCTGGTGCCTCCAGAGACTTGTAGTAACCGCATACTGAAATGCATTTGCTCGGTTGCATCAGATCACTCGGTGACGCTATTAAGCTTACAGGAACGCAAATGTGTTACACTTGCGAGTCGTCATCTGTTTCCAGTAATATCCATAAAATGGCGTCCACAGGACGATTTTCTCATCGTTGGTTGCTCCGACGGTTCTGTGTATGTGTGGCAAATGGAAACAGGACACTTGGATCGCGTGCTACATGGTATGCTGGCTGAAGAGGTGCTATTGGCGTGCGACGAACAGTCTGCCGAAGATGGTAGTGGTGGACACAGTGGTGCAGCCGCGGCCACTTCAGAGATGGGAATGGCCAATCCGGCGGTACACTTTTTCCGTGGCATAAAGTCCCGAAACATGAACGCCATACGACATGCAACTCAACGCGGCATACATCAGTTGCAGCAACTACAAGGCCACAACCAAGGTAACTTCGATTTCCTAATGAAGCACCGCAGCAATCCGCTTGTGATTCAAGGTTTACGCACCAATCCTAAAGATGCAGAAAGTCATATACTATTCTTCGACATAGAAGGACTAATATTTGAATTGCATAGCGAAGAATATGCACAAATGACACCCGCTGCCCTAGAGGCGCTTGGTGTGGTACTAAGCAATCCGAAAGATAAGGCGGTGCATCTAGATGCATCCAAAAAAATTAGCGATTTCTTTGGAAAGGTGAAAAACAAAGCTGGCGATATggagaaaatattgaaagataAGGATAAACACGGTCTAGTGCAGAAGTTCAAAGAGAAGACGGAGGCAATGGAAAAGAAGGTGCAAGCGAAAGTCGAAAGTTTTCAAAAAGTCGTGGAGACTCAAGATCAGCCTGATGACTTGCGTAGCAAAATAGCTTCGAAAATGGAGGTGACACACGTGATGGAGGTGGCgcagttattgctatcactttTACACTCGTGGGGGCTCGATCCACATTTGGATAAAGTGTGTGAATCACAGTTGGGTCTGCTACGTCCGATTGTGCCAGTTTCATTTGGCGTACTCTCCAAGGCTGGTTACATGTCGCTGCTGTTGCCCACATGGCAGAACAATTACCAAATACCCGACAATATACCACCCACGCCTAGTAGCTCGAAGAAACGCGATATTCCGCCTGAATTACTACGCCAAGAGCAGTTAACTGCTGTCTTTACATCACGTTTACATTGGGAGTTGAGCACGACGTTGACGTCAAACCACATATTGGCACTCGTGGCAATGTCCAATACTTTGATGTCGATGAACGCTGCATCTTTTCTTCCCGATAGCGAAAAGAGCAAGAAATTGCAGCGATTGGCCCAACGTACCGAATCTACGCTGAGTAACGAAGAGGAGCGTGAAGAGCTCATAGCACATCACACATCGCAAATCAAACAGGGCTGGAGTTTATTGTCCACACACCATTGCTTCCTATTGCCCGACAAGATCGAGGCATTAGAACCACGAAAATTCAAGCGGCCACAAGTTGAGGCGATGGCCAAACGTTGGCAGCATCATTGCATTGAAATACGCGAGGCAGCCCAACAGATTCTACTTGGCGAATTGACGCGCATGGGTAAGAAGGGGCGAAAGCAGCTGGTGGATAGTTGGGCACAGTACTTACCGCTCTACACGCACACCGAACCTATCGCACAGCCACAGGTGCTGGCGGCGGTACAGGGCAACAGTGGCAATGGTACGAATGGGCATACCGGCACAGTGGACAATCAGGACGAGGACTACGAGGAGGAGGAAGAGGAAATCATACGCAAGCCGTCCAGTTTGTCTGAATTGAAACGCAAGCAAACAACGGCGGTCATACTGTTGGGGGTAATCGGCGCCGAATTCGGGCAGGACATTTCGCAAGATTCACCACAGCGTGCAACTGCGGAAAGACGAAAATCATCGGTGGCCGAAGGTTTTGGCATAGCCAATAACTTGGCCCGATTAACGTCTATGGCTTTAGCCCATTTGCTTTACGCACCACCTTCACAAAAACTACCAAAGTACACGCCACTTCGACGTGCAGCAATTGATTTGCTTGGACGCGGCTTCACAGTATGGGAACCATATTTAGATGTAAGCAAAGTGCTGCTCGGTTTGTTGGAAATCGCTTGTGCCGGCAAATCGGTACCTAATCTAAACTACAAACTACCATTGACACCACAGGCGGATGCGTGTCGTACCGCGCGACATGCCCTTCGTCTGATTGCGACCGCAAGGCCTGCCGCCTTCATAACGACCATGGCGCGCGAGGTGGCACGCTACAACACTATGCAACAGAATGCACAGTCCATTAACCAACCACTCACCCAGTCAGTGCTTTATAAAGCCAAGGCGGAAATACTATTGTGCGTTGAAATGCTCATTGATAAAATGCAAGCAGAAATCGCCAGCCTGCTTGTAGAGGTGATGGACATTACCCTGCACTGTGTGGACAATAATGAGTTGAAAGGGCGCGGCCTAGCCGAGGTATGTCCCTCGATATGTAAATTCAATCAAATATCACATTGTGGGCAAACGCGACGTATTGCCGTTGGCGCTCACAACGGTCATCTGGCAATCTATGAACTGCGTCAAAACAAGTGTCAGATGATACCAGCGCACACACACCCCATAACTTCGTTGGCTTTTTCACCGGACGGCAAATTCCTTGTTTCTTATTCATGCAGTGAAAACAGGCTATCCTTCTGGCAGACGAGTACCGGCATGTTCGGCTTAGGCAATTCGCAAACACGTTGCACCAAAGGCTACTCGACAGCACCCATACCCGATGTATCACGCTTAAATCCGATGCGCCTAGCCAAGTTGGTGTGGATCAACAATCGCACAGTCACGCTAATGTTGGCCGACGGCTCGGAGACGCGATTCAACGTGTAGGTTGTGCGGCGTGGTTTGGGACGGAATAGAAAACATAAGGACGGTAGCGATGCAGTCAAAGCTGTACGAGCATCTAGGCAGTTAACATTTAGGGATTTTGATTTAAAGGCTTTTAATATGCGAACGAACGGCTGGGCGGACGGGCGAACAGTTTGTCGTGAGGCAGTGGGTAGAGACCAGTATTTTCAAGCATcaggttttgttttttgttaatctAACTATACGGCAAAGTCTAAGTTAATACGCTTAACGGTTCCTACATTTGCTGCAAGCAAAACTGAAAGCGCTTATAAAGTGTATTTAGTTGTAATGATTTCCAAAAGAAAAACAGTGTATTGTTTACAAAAGTGATTTTAATTGTtactgtttacttttttttttaatacaataagaGCACTTTGGAAGTGcttttgtaagtttttatttatttttggttctgaaatcaattttcacattaaatttgacgttttgattttatgttgCGAATTTCGTCGTCATTGTTGTTTCTCTGTATTCAACTCCCATCCGAGGGACACTGTTCGCCCATGCGTGGAGGGTATATAACGTTTgtgttgcatacatttttagGTGTATTTATGCAAGTAATAGAGAGTGCTAACGGTGGTACGCACATTTGCAATGTATGTCCACACATGCATACCTACACCCGTGTTGGTTGCTAAACTAAACAGCTGATCaatattaactataatataCACGAAACTACACAAGTGCAAATGCGAAATGTATTTAAAAcacaataaacaaaatttatgaaaattataaaaaaaaaactaaactgcatacatacataaacgaaatttaaaaaaaaaatacgatattagtaaaaagaaaaaagaatgaactacaataaatatgtaaatgctgttattaatatttgttaaactgttattatattatatttacaaacgtacatacatagtaaTGAAGTTTATTTTGctcttttgtaaaattaatttctatgaatttactgtgttaattttgcaaaaataagggaatatatataaatatatacatatacctgcaaacatacatacatacatatatgtgaggAATTTTATGTGGTGGCATATAACGAAAACACGTTAGAGACTAAAACAATAAACTGTAAAACTACTACActtgcaattaaaataattataatgcatACGTGTgcatatatacttacttatatttatatatactatacatatataaatttaaattaaatgttttaatggATTGTATCCCCTATCTCCGCGTGTTTTTTTGGAGTTATGTAGGCATCGTATGAACCAGCCGATTGTATATATCCAATCGATTGCCTCCTCCATATCCATAATTGAAAATTACATTACTTACTACTatcgaaaaaatttatgaaagaaaactatgtattaaagaaattaaattaaatttaatgaaattgtatTGTGCTTACTTTTAAATGTCCCTGaataaaagtattaattaattataccgAAAAAAACGAACATCGTGTCTTTACTTGGCGACAGCTTGGTTTGAAGGACCAGCAAAATCGACAGAAATAAACAAagggaaaatattataaacaaatcattagagatttttaattttttgtgagaATGCAGTAAACTTAGTTCCGCTGATGCTCAATCTTAAACACACATTAAAACTCTTAGGGAGATGTTTTCTGCAGCTACAACAATAATACCATCAAATTTTAAggggaatatacatatatagaactAAAACCAGGGCTATGAAATCCTCTCATAATGCTGAGTATTGCTGCTGAGTTGAAGGTATTGTGGACATAGTTAATGCCTTGTAAATCTGTTTGCTTAAGGTACAATAAAAAATAGCGAGGGTCTTAAAACATCTCTTATGAAATTCACTCAATGCGAAACACTGAGCACACCTcttttaactataaaatttattaattgtgttcaataacttttctttttttttagaataacaTCGAGCTCAATATGTCAGACGATTCGGAAACGATGTCAAAGAAGTCTCGCAAGGCTTCGAGTCCCACAATTTCGGAAGACGAGTACATCGAACCCCCTGAGTTCAGTTTGGCTACACTCGGATTGCGTCGCGTTGGCACGGCACCTCCACCGAAGCCGCAGCCACAACAACCCATACAAATGTTAAATGCCCGCGGTATGCCGGCACGCATACGTAAACGTAATCGGTTATTTTTCGATGACGACATTATTAACGATGACAAACCGCTCCGCATGAGTCTCTCACCACGAAAAATGCCAATGAAAGCAAACGCATCACCCCACAAAACACCCACTAAGGTTTTAAAAAAACGCAAAGGTGTCGTCTCGCGCTACATGCGCTCGGATGAGAAGAAAAAGAGTGCTGAAATCACCACACCGACACGTGACCGACATTCAAGTGCCGCCGGTTCATCGACAAATACCACACCAAAATCAAGCACACGCCATAGTGGCATTTCGATTGGACCAGCAACGAGTACCACTACATTGACACACATTATTCCGGCTGATAAAAAAATTGGTCAGAGCATCGGCTTGCGTTTGCGCAATTTATTGAAACTACCCAAAGCGCATCGTTGGGTCATATTTGAGTGGTTCTATTCGTTCCTTGACAAAGCACTGTTCGAGGGTGAGAATGACTTTCAAGTTTGTCTGTCTGAATCTTTTCCAAATCTTTGTACTCGTCATCTGACGCGCGCCGAATGGCGTAAAATACGCTCTTTAATGGGTAAGCCTCGACGTTGTTCGCAAGCATTTTTCGACGAGGAACGACGTGAACTGGAGCGTCGGCGACAGAAGATACGTTATATGCAGAGTCGCAAATCGGGTGACGTGAAAGATTTGAATTTTATACGCGATCTGCCAGACAAGATCCCGTTACCACTGCCCATCGGCACCAAAGTGACAGCACGGTTGCGCGTGCCACAGGATGGTATTTTTAGCGGCACCGTTGACGCGTACGATTCCATGACATCCAATTACCGTATCACATTCGACCGGAACGGCCTTGGCACGCACTCAATTCCAGATTTCGAAATAGTTTCGGAAAATTTCCACGAAATGCTTCCACTCCAAAGCATCACCAGGGACAACAGGCCTAATCTGATGAGCGTCTTCAACGGCGTGAGCTCATCGCCCATGCGTAGCATGCGCAATGTCCGGTCGGCTTTGAATATGAATTTGAATAAGAGTGATCCGGTCTTGGCACAGGAGGTCATCGAGAGTCCATTCAAGGATCCGGTGCTCGGAAGAGACAACATCAACGGCTATCCGGCCAAACTGCTGGAGACTTTAGTGCGTTTGAAACGAGCTCTGGCCTCCAAACGCTCAAAGTTGCAGCGTCTAAGCGAAATGAATAACGAGGCAGAATTAAAGGCATCGCAACAACTGGCAGCCGCACACAATAATTCCAACTCATCATCAGACGAATCGCAAAACACAAATGAGACGGTGCCACAACTAAGCGAAGAATTTCAAAGGCGTTATGCCTCGATCGTCATTTCAATGGAGAAGATGAATCGCGACATGCAGGATTATCTAAATGATGTGCAGGCATTCGCTGGTGACCTAACACGCGATCCGCAAGTACAAGCTATGCTGGCACCATCATACTTGCGGGAAAAATGCCGCGAAGCCGCAGAGGATGCTGTGCAGCGTAACAATCAGGGCACCGTGCAGAACAAGGGTGTGCTGGCACTCATAAAGAATCTAGCAACCGTGTTACTAGTCGCCTCACATTTGGGCAATGATGGCAATTCAGCGGAAGTTTCGAAGGTGCTCGAGGGCTGCATCGAAGAAGTGCGTTCCAGTTTGAGTGGAGTGAATGTTGAAACGTTCCAGAAAAATGTGCAAATACATTTGCATCATGTGCGCATGCTCGCCGCCAACAATAGCGTAATGATGAGCAATTCAGCCATATCGGCTGCCGGAGGTGGTCCCATTGACAGATAAATGCTTTGGGCTTCTAGCAATCGTTAATGACTTAacgattcaataaaaaaaaaataatgaattaatttaatttaacagtAATATTCTAACAATTACTATTAGacaatctttaatttttgcttttaaaaatcaatttttgttctttgttTTGTCGGCCTTTTTTTCTTGTCTATTGAATTCTATGtatttatactaaaaataaacttaattagATTTCGTAGCAGTTCAGATGTGTTTTAATCACTTTCGTCGTCTTCGTCTTCCTCCTCTTCACTGGATTGGTTGAGCCATTCGATAAGTTCCTTCAGGCTCTGACGCAAAGTACGGTGTTCGTCCGCATCGAGTTGTGCGTACCAAGATATTATAGCATCTTCACTCACGAAATCTTTGTCATACAAGTAATGTACTACTTTCGAGATTTTGGCGCGTACATATTCATTTTCTTCACAGATGTCCTGCTTGATAACATGAAATGTGtgttagtttgttttttttttaacatttacttAAGAGACTTACTTCCAATGCACGCAGACAATCCAACATAGCATCTTCAGTCTTTATATAGTTTGACATAACAGGTCCCAATTGTTTTAATACGTTGTTTATGGCTACAAGAACGTTTTGATTCGCGGGCTCCTTAATATCCTCAAGACTGAATATAGCTTTCACCACATAGAAATTCACCTCCTTTAGGGACATGTTGTACGCGTAACGAGAGGagtttatttctaaaataaggAAGTCTGGGTTTGATTTTTCCTGGAATCCGCGTGCCAGTGAGTCCATCACTTCCGCCAAAAAGACTGCAGCAAAGCAAAGTGGATAGCAATGGCAAGAGCAAGAGGAGGTATTAGTTTGAgaagaaatttaagaaaacgAAAACGTTTACTATTTGTGTCGTCGACAAGTGGTGTGACTGCACGTGACTCATCCTCGTCGCTGCTCGATGTGTAGTCGCTCTCATCACAGATTGGTGGCAATTTAGCCACTTTCGGTATACCAGTTGCTGTGGTGGGTGGTACATCATCTTCGGAATCGGAGGCATATGTCGATTGTGTATCCTGTTTATCGTCTATGATAAACGCTTGTTCACCTAGTTTTTCTACTAAATCgtctttcaaaataaaaaaatattgcttaaaaataattaataaataaaaatatgtacataccgtCCTCGCTTAACGCACACTTTATTATGACGTTTTTGAGCACCTTTCCAGAGGGTATGACACTTTTCGCATCCACAACGGTACCTTCTGTGAGAGCAGATCCAGCACCGACTTTAGCACCAAACCCTATTACACAACAATCCAATTTACAGCCATCGGCAACGTGCACACCATCCATGAGAAAAGCATTAACCAGCACGCAATTCTTCCCAATTTTACAGTTCTTCCCAATAACGCTGCAACTCACGGAAGTACCAGCTTCCACGTTACTACCGGCCTGTACGGCGACATTTTCTCTTAACGCCGCTTTTATGACAGTCGACTTTCGACTCTTataaatgttgttttttaaataaacatattgcTGAGCAAAACAATTTATACCCATATCTGGGACCAATGGGTACGCCCAACGATTCATCACGTCTTGGCTGACCATGCAGTATGTCAGCCAATTATTCACTTTGCGTGCATACTGCCCTCGCGGCAGCAATGATACATAGATGCGGCTATCGAGAATCTCTTCATTAATAAGAATGCCACGAACGAAATCGTCACGAGTTTCAAAGTCGAAATTATCACTGAACAAGGATAGCATTGATGGGGAGCCAATAGCAATTTGTGGATCGATCAGGTTATGAAGCAATGACACCTCTGAATTGTGTAGAAATACTTCCAGGGGGACCTCAAAATGCGATTCTTTGCCATGTAAGCGTAAACGCTGGTGATGATGAAGACGATTATTTTGACGGTCGACTGCAATCATAACCTCATTGCCAGTGCGCACGTTGCAGGTTGCAGCCTCTTTAAAAATCAAAGTAGCCGCTGCACCTTTGTCATATTTAACAGTTTTCCTGCAATGAATTGTAAAGAGTtccttttatatacatttatattttagtgTTTCTTATAGCTCACTTGTGTTGATCGAATATTGGTCGCAAATCTGCATTGGTTACTGCATCCGCGCCGAGAAGTATGAAATTACCACGTATAAGCGCTTTAGCGTCTAAATCGCGCATAGCATCACCGAAACAACGGCAGCCTTCACCGCCAATCACATGTACTGTCATATTCACCGACCACGAACTGAGTGATGCAATGCCTTCcctgaaattgaaacattgAATAGATAAGTTGCGATAAGGGAAAgattgtaaaatataaatacattactTAATATGCTCACGGACGCTTTGCAAGTACAAACTAGAATAGACGAACACTTCTTCTATACCACTGCGATTGAGGGCATCCAACGCGTAGTCTAGAAGACACACATTGACTAAAGGTAACAGTGCCTGAAAATAGGAGAAGAAAATTTGTTAACGACGTGGCTACCTGGTTTTCAGCACAATATCTCATACGGTGGAATTTTTATCCGAAAATGGTCGCAACTGCTCCACATTATTGTCGGCAATAAGAACCGCTTGAATAACttcttttttctcaaattgatTCATTGCTAATTTTTGTTAGATGttgttatatgaattaaaatgttgaaaatggtTTAATGCTAAACAGCACATGAATTAGAGATGCAGAATAAATATCGATACACTTATTGGATGAAAACGAACTCTTTAATcgataaaacatttattttgaaattaatcgagatataataaattaatttattaatgcaAAATAAGGGTGTTTACAGTTACTGTAGAAATAATTGAACGGtggtttaatttttactaatatttttgaatcaaatCAATAATGTCAACACAAAGTTATTACATAGAAATCTTATAAACTAGAGATTGACGCACCCATTGGATGGTTTGAAGCCAAAAGTTAATTTTGGCATTAGTCTAAGTAAGTTGGTCTTACCGCGTCATGGGGCTCTGACGCGAAGAAGCTTTCTAttccaatttataaccaaagtCTTGAAAATGAGCCGAATATCGTACGGAacagatgaaataaaaaacaaccatcaaaaccaacaacaaatcgACCGCAGCATTTCCATAAGAGCAGCCCAGGAATCTTCCGATAGCTTAGTTTCATGGAGGTCCTTTCACCCGAAAAATTCGCGCTGCATGAGTAGCAAGTGGGATACGGTGATATGCTCTCATGCAGCGAGACCCACCAGGCGACTACCATTACGACCAGAAAAGGAGGCGAAAGCCCCATAACAACCTCTTCCAGGATGGCATCTCCAAGGTTGGCCTGCTGAGAAACTCTCTCGGAGCAGAGATATTGATAGCAATCCAAAACAACTCTTGCTACAACGAGAGGAGCGAATACCGCGTCCGCCACTTGGGTCGAAGTGTTCAGGTCAGTCAGCTCATCACCCAAAACTTTAATCGAGTATGATACTCGGAGATAATCATGAGATTTTTCGTTACTCACAGAATAAATTGTCAGACCATAACTGAACTTCAACGATCGACAGCCAGAAACTAATATTATCTTACATACATAGTTTctgttcaaatgaaaattatcGCAAGCCCAGAAGTTCTCTGTTGAAACACGATTGGTTTatcacttttcattttatttgtcataaaatattgaatacatGAGCATAATAAACTAAGAAAAGTTTCTAAAATTAATAGAAACAAGGAATATGAACCAGACGTCAATACAGTTCCCTTGTTAACTGGGAGCTCACACACCGTACTGAAGAAGCCAAAGATAATTTCTTATGCCGGCTCAAGAACAAGAAGAAAAAGGTTTATTGAGAAACAGTCAGCAGTAGTAGTGGAAAATGCAGAACGAAGAGAAGAACTAGTGGTCAAGCGAGTCATTTACAAGATTTCGGCGATACCAACCACGCCAAAGACTCGATGGTATGTTGTTTGGCGACAAACAGCGAAGCCCGTCGTGCCGCCAATTGTAAACCGAACTCAGCTTCAACAGCGCGCTCGGCGCCCATACTGAAATTGGCGCTGGCCAAGCGCGAGTTGAGCTCTTTCGACTTTCTGACTCAGCATTCAGTTGACGGTTACATTTCAACGCATTCGCAGGTGGAAATTCAGTTGACGGAAAACACTACAGCACTTGTAGTGGAACATgagaaacacaaaaacaacaataataatagtagcCAAGTAGCAAGCCGACTTTGATGGGTCTATTCTGCGGCAGCAAGCGTTCAAGTACCAAACATTAAACTCCAAACAAAGCCGCCGTGGTGGATTTTAACGTTACCGATGCGTATCGGAAGCGCATGTGTACACAAGtttcaacaaatatttggaCTATATTgcggaaataattaaaataacaaaagtggTAGAAGAaataaccaacaacaaaaaaatagtaacatTTTTTCATTGCGAAATTGGGTTACATGCAAAAACGAGCATAAACAACAGAGTTTAATTTGTGGtaaatacatgcaaacatacgtacatatgtatgtatgtatatcgcgtAATTAATTAGAAGCGAAACATCATCGAATTTCAAAGAATGTTTGTGTGCTTAAAAATCTGTTGGTGCAGTTTGTGCAACCGAGTGTGTGATGGCGAGTTCAAGAGTAACGAATTGCAGCAAACGTAGCAAAACTAATTGCAACGTCGAAAAACCAAAAGCGATTTGCAAATGCTAACTTGCTGCTCTGCCACAGCCAATAAAAGCTGCAACAAAGGGGTCAGCGGCGCGGCGCGCCTCATCGAAGAGTGCAATAAAAGACTGGCGACTGCACATCGAAAACTTGAAAGTGGACTGCAGCCAATGCTTGGAATTCGGGCAACGATAACCAAAGTGTTGCAAGTCAAattagtgttaaaaaaaaatactgcaaaaaccgttaatttagtaatttaagtgGTGTTCAGTTTCACTgtcaaaaattttatgtctttagaacaaaagcaaaaacctCGTTTGCCTGAATTAACAGCGAAATACCCAATTAGACTCACATTTAAcggtaataaaaataacaaaaacaacaataagctGTGCAATATTATTCCAGTTGGCGTCAATGTGAATTTGTGCAAATTCCAAACAAACATGTGACAGCTTTGACAAATGTGGTAAGTTTGACTCTCGACTCAAATTACACTGCACTTGCATCAGCGTGGGGTTTTGCTGAAAACAATgtattacaatttattatataatgatGCCGCGCGccaatttcaatttataaactTAAGTGTTAGTTGGGTTCGAATATACCATGGATGAGTACAAACCGAAGCGGGAAAGGAGAGTGccatttttgcaaatattttaagaagtgacatatttacaattatttcaactctatagcaaatatttcaaaactgtAAGGcccatttttcaatatctggttAGCAACCATCTTTCATTTAACTTC
The DNA window shown above is from Bactrocera tryoni isolate S06 chromosome 4, CSIRO_BtryS06_freeze2, whole genome shotgun sequence and carries:
- the LOC120775223 gene encoding WD repeat-containing protein 7, which gives rise to MVSTNLVVPVVLWGPSAPTHCVSSVFLSDDQSTLVTGCYDGQICLWQVDPLTMKMSPRCLLVGHSAPVLCLVRASILPENNFLVSSSENGEMCTWDLIDGKCMESVKLPQVHTQIQSYHPANSEDVRLFCIGYYPEIIVMDPFSLEIIYQLSSKVKPDWISALHVLRPMKRKDDVVLAITTTGTVKVWTLIGNENKHAEPIYENESKEIRCLNAITMNCCAQNQRTVLIVCTKYWQIYDAGDFTVLCSVIAPTRERWQGGDFITSDRVILWTDEGKGYIYKLPANCIPDNKEFHAKSVVRDAPYLYYVLQQPGDKVLSCPPAMKLLRYQREEGKMQHYLLRGDSEGYISVWTVPEVPLDNICILQAKQMPPRVLKPTVCTSLVEAWSIMDPPPVGILDQLSRITETPVKLTSSIYLPQQSRLVIGREDGTIVIVPATQTVMMQLLIGIKQNFSDWPSHQILYGHRGRVNCLLCPSLVHPRYEKSHLLSGGVDFAVCLWDLYSGSLLHRFCVHAGEITQLLVPPETCSNRILKCICSVASDHSVTLLSLQERKCVTLASRHLFPVISIKWRPQDDFLIVGCSDGSVYVWQMETGHLDRVLHGMLAEEVLLACDEQSAEDGSGGHSGAAAATSEMGMANPAVHFFRGIKSRNMNAIRHATQRGIHQLQQLQGHNQGNFDFLMKHRSNPLVIQGLRTNPKDAESHILFFDIEGLIFELHSEEYAQMTPAALEALGVVLSNPKDKAVHLDASKKISDFFGKVKNKAGDMEKILKDKDKHGLVQKFKEKTEAMEKKVQAKVESFQKVVETQDQPDDLRSKIASKMEVTHVMEVAQLLLSLLHSWGLDPHLDKVCESQLGLLRPIVPVSFGVLSKAGYMSLLLPTWQNNYQIPDNIPPTPSSSKKRDIPPELLRQEQLTAVFTSRLHWELSTTLTSNHILALVAMSNTLMSMNAASFLPDSEKSKKLQRLAQRTESTLSNEEEREELIAHHTSQIKQGWSLLSTHHCFLLPDKIEALEPRKFKRPQVEAMAKRWQHHCIEIREAAQQILLGELTRMGKKGRKQLVDSWAQYLPLYTHTEPIAQPQVLAAVQGNSGNGTNGHTGTVDNQDEDYEEEEEEIIRKPSSLSELKRKQTTAVILLGVIGAEFGQDISQDSPQRATAERRKSSVAEGFGIANNLARLTSMALAHLLYAPPSQKLPKYTPLRRAAIDLLGRGFTVWEPYLDVSKVLLGLLEIACAGKSVPNLNYKLPLTPQADACRTARHALRLIATARPAAFITTMAREVARYNTMQQNAQSINQPLTQSVLYKAKAEILLCVEMLIDKMQAEIASLLVEVMDITLHCVDNNELKGRGLAEVCPSICKFNQISHCGQTRRIAVGAHNGHLAIYELRQNKCQMIPAHTHPITSLAFSPDGKFLVSYSCSENRLSFWQTSTGMFGLGNSQTRCTKGYSTAPIPDVSRLNPMRLAKLVWINNRTVTLMLADGSETRFNV
- the LOC120775225 gene encoding protein lin-9 homolog; translated protein: MSDDSETMSKKSRKASSPTISEDEYIEPPEFSLATLGLRRVGTAPPPKPQPQQPIQMLNARGMPARIRKRNRLFFDDDIINDDKPLRMSLSPRKMPMKANASPHKTPTKVLKKRKGVVSRYMRSDEKKKSAEITTPTRDRHSSAAGSSTNTTPKSSTRHSGISIGPATSTTTLTHIIPADKKIGQSIGLRLRNLLKLPKAHRWVIFEWFYSFLDKALFEGENDFQVCLSESFPNLCTRHLTRAEWRKIRSLMGKPRRCSQAFFDEERRELERRRQKIRYMQSRKSGDVKDLNFIRDLPDKIPLPLPIGTKVTARLRVPQDGIFSGTVDAYDSMTSNYRITFDRNGLGTHSIPDFEIVSENFHEMLPLQSITRDNRPNLMSVFNGVSSSPMRSMRNVRSALNMNLNKSDPVLAQEVIESPFKDPVLGRDNINGYPAKLLETLVRLKRALASKRSKLQRLSEMNNEAELKASQQLAAAHNNSNSSSDESQNTNETVPQLSEEFQRRYASIVISMEKMNRDMQDYLNDVQAFAGDLTRDPQVQAMLAPSYLREKCREAAEDAVQRNNQGTVQNKGVLALIKNLATVLLVASHLGNDGNSAEVSKVLEGCIEEVRSSLSGVNVETFQKNVQIHLHHVRMLAANNSVMMSNSAISAAGGGPIDR